The Rhineura floridana isolate rRhiFlo1 chromosome 10, rRhiFlo1.hap2, whole genome shotgun sequence genome includes a region encoding these proteins:
- the SEM1 gene encoding 26S proteasome complex subunit SEM1, producing the protein MMSEKKQPVDLGLLEEDDEFEEFPAEDWAGLDEDEDAHVWEDNWDDDNVEDDFSNQLRAELEKHGYKMETS; encoded by the exons ATGATGTCGGAGAAAAAACAGCCTGTCGATTTGGGGCTTCTAGAGGAGGACGACGAGTTCGAGGAATTCCCAGCCGAAG ATTGGGCAGGTTTAGACGAAGATGAAGATGCACATGTATGGGAGGACAACTGGGATGATGACAATGTGGAAGATGATTTCTCCAATCAGTTAAG AGCTGAATTAGAAAAACATGGCTACAAGATGGAAACTTCATAG